One genomic window of Paenisporosarcina antarctica includes the following:
- a CDS encoding MurR/RpiR family transcriptional regulator has product MSDTITILRNKISDLTDSQKMVGNYILKNPSEVAFLTVDELSRQVGTSTTTIMRLSVNLGYSGYTEFQKGLQTLLRNQTAPFNRLEKNVRDVSQDNLWVSSINYNINQIQSVTDLVTDELLELVIEKIMSAKRIFCVSVRSGLPVGQYLTHGINRTLGNCKLIEPDNSEWIDDVISFDSSDLVIATSFPRYAKRIIDFVSIAREYNASVVSITDNYSSPIVNHSDIVLPCDSSSMAFHNSPLVAMIVADYLISAIAIRNLESTKKRLNEVNALLSKVNYHIK; this is encoded by the coding sequence ATGAGTGATACAATAACAATTTTAAGAAATAAAATTTCTGATTTAACAGACTCTCAAAAAATGGTTGGGAACTATATCCTGAAAAACCCTTCTGAAGTTGCTTTTTTAACAGTAGATGAGCTATCAAGACAGGTAGGAACTAGTACTACAACTATTATGAGATTATCTGTTAATCTAGGGTATTCTGGTTATACTGAATTTCAAAAAGGACTCCAAACACTCTTACGTAATCAAACTGCGCCTTTTAACCGCTTAGAAAAAAACGTAAGAGACGTTTCCCAAGATAATTTATGGGTAAGTAGTATCAATTATAATATTAATCAAATTCAGTCAGTAACAGATTTAGTTACTGATGAACTTCTAGAACTTGTAATAGAGAAAATTATGTCCGCAAAAAGGATTTTTTGTGTCAGTGTTAGAAGTGGACTTCCAGTAGGTCAATACCTAACTCATGGAATAAATCGTACACTGGGTAATTGTAAATTAATAGAACCGGATAACAGCGAATGGATTGATGATGTAATAAGCTTCGATTCCTCGGACTTAGTCATTGCTACTAGTTTCCCGAGATATGCGAAAAGAATTATTGACTTTGTTTCAATAGCTAGGGAATACAATGCAAGTGTTGTAAGTATTACAGATAATTACTCTTCTCCTATTGTAAATCATTCAGATATTGTTCTCCCATGTGATTCAAGTAGTATGGCCTTTCATAATTCTCCTCTCGTAGCGATGATTGTTGCTGACTATCTCATCAGTGCAATAGCAATAAGAAATTTAGAAAGTACAAAAAAACGTTTGAATGAAGTTAATGCCCTCTTGTCTAAGGTTAATTACCACATAAAGTAG